From Streptomyces asiaticus, one genomic window encodes:
- the eccCa gene encoding type VII secretion protein EccCa codes for MSQVVVKRQPRALPPEVPTEELRLEPPPELPRGQQEGMLMQLLPTLGMGSSMVYFFMPGAAPMMKIMGVMMMFSTLAMTIAMIMRHRQGSQGQRADMRRDYLKYLAQTRRTVRRTARRQRDAQFYLHPAPEQLWAIVAEGSRVWERRLTDDDFAQVRLGLGTQQLSTPLIAPETATVDELEPLTAGAMQRFLATQGSLDNLPMAVSLRAFYHMTVSGAPEQVHGIARALIAQLATLHSPEDLVIATVTSRGAAEQWEWTKWLPHAQVPGSFDGAGSRRLFGDSLAEVEELLRGRLEGRTRFSREGQPLLDQPHLVLVLDGAIVPPDSAFAAPEGLQGVTVIEVLAGELDEPRGGLSIVVRPGKLQLESQVAGYDGIPDSLSVEAAEALARQLAPLRMGGDDDDEPLLANLDFTELLGLGDAGSVDVSRTWRPRSLAERLRVPIGVSEDGSPVMLDLKEAAQEGMGPHGLCVGATGSGKSELLRTLVLGLAVTHSSETLNFVLADFKGGATFAGMSELPHVAAVITNLADDLTLVDRMRDSITGELQRRQELLRSAGNYANMHDYEKARAAGAPLEPLASLVLVIDEFSELLTAKPDFIEMFIQIGRIGRSLGVHLLLASQRLEEGRLRGLETYLSYRIGLRTFSAAESRTALGVPDAYHLPSVPGSGYLKFGTDEMTRFKAAYVSGTYRTGPAQFDSASLPVERRPVLFTAVPVPVTYAPLDPERLTAPARPEDDALAETVLDVIVSRLEGQGQPAHQVWLPPLDEAPSMDELLPPLAPTRERGLQSADYARPGGLVVPLGLIDKPFEQRRDILYRDFSGAAGHMLVVGGPQSGKSTLMRSLITAFALTHTPAEVQFYGLDFGGGGMSAIADLPHVGGVASRLDPEKVRRTIAEVSGVLARREEYFRAKNIDSIGTYRRQRAAGQHADQGWGDVFLVIDGWGNFKAEYDMLEGVVTDIAGRGLGYGVHVVITASRNMEVRASLKDQLLNRLELRLGDTMDSEFDRKVAANVPVGVPGRGQLPEKLHFMGAQPRIDKGHDPDTMTDATTELVRAVSAAWSGPPAPRVRLLPRKLRADELPKGFEYPQHGIAIGIDETNLEPVFVDFETDPFFVIFGESESGKTSLIRLIAKQIIERYGPDEAKIVVGDYRRSLLGVIPDSHLLEYAPIASALELHANALNGLMERRAPKPDITPQQLRDRSWWTGPQFFVIIDDYELVSTSSGNPLSVLTENLPFARDVGMRFIIARNSAGASRSMFETFMQRVKELGAQGMVLSGDPGEGDVFGGVRPRPMPPGRGFFVSRKRGVPLTQVGWLPEQ; via the coding sequence GTGAGCCAGGTCGTCGTCAAGCGCCAGCCACGGGCTCTGCCGCCCGAGGTGCCGACCGAGGAACTCCGCCTCGAGCCACCCCCGGAACTGCCGCGCGGGCAGCAAGAGGGCATGCTGATGCAGCTGCTGCCGACGCTTGGCATGGGCTCGTCGATGGTCTACTTCTTCATGCCGGGTGCCGCCCCGATGATGAAGATCATGGGCGTGATGATGATGTTCTCCACGCTCGCCATGACCATCGCCATGATCATGCGGCATCGGCAGGGCTCTCAGGGCCAGCGGGCGGACATGCGCCGCGACTACCTCAAGTACCTCGCGCAGACGCGCCGAACCGTACGGCGCACGGCCCGGCGGCAGCGCGACGCCCAGTTCTATCTGCACCCCGCCCCGGAGCAGCTGTGGGCGATCGTCGCCGAAGGCAGCCGGGTGTGGGAACGGCGGCTGACCGACGACGACTTCGCGCAGGTGCGGCTCGGGCTGGGCACACAGCAGCTCTCCACTCCCCTGATCGCCCCCGAGACCGCCACCGTGGACGAGCTGGAGCCGCTGACGGCAGGCGCGATGCAGCGCTTCCTCGCCACCCAGGGGTCGCTGGACAACCTGCCCATGGCGGTGTCGCTGCGCGCCTTCTACCACATGACAGTGTCCGGAGCTCCGGAGCAGGTGCACGGGATCGCCAGGGCGCTGATCGCCCAACTGGCCACCCTGCACTCGCCGGAGGACCTCGTCATCGCGACGGTCACCTCGCGCGGCGCGGCGGAGCAGTGGGAGTGGACGAAGTGGCTCCCCCACGCCCAGGTGCCGGGGTCCTTCGACGGCGCCGGCTCGCGGCGGCTGTTCGGCGACTCCCTCGCCGAGGTGGAGGAGCTGCTGCGGGGGCGGCTGGAAGGCCGTACCCGCTTCAGCAGGGAAGGGCAGCCGCTGCTCGACCAGCCGCATCTGGTGCTCGTGCTGGACGGAGCGATAGTGCCACCGGACTCGGCGTTCGCGGCGCCCGAGGGTCTCCAGGGCGTCACCGTCATCGAGGTCCTGGCGGGCGAACTCGACGAGCCGCGCGGCGGTCTGTCGATCGTCGTACGGCCCGGCAAGCTACAGCTGGAGTCGCAGGTCGCGGGGTACGACGGCATCCCCGACTCGCTGTCCGTCGAAGCGGCGGAGGCGCTCGCGCGGCAGCTCGCGCCGCTGCGCATGGGCGGGGACGACGACGATGAGCCACTGCTCGCCAACCTCGACTTCACCGAGCTGCTGGGGCTGGGCGACGCCGGTTCGGTGGACGTCTCCCGCACTTGGCGGCCCCGCTCGCTGGCCGAGCGGCTGCGGGTGCCGATCGGCGTCTCGGAGGACGGCTCCCCGGTCATGCTGGACCTCAAGGAGGCGGCGCAGGAGGGTATGGGCCCGCACGGTCTGTGCGTCGGCGCGACGGGCTCGGGCAAGTCGGAACTCCTGCGGACGCTGGTGCTGGGGCTGGCGGTCACGCATTCGTCCGAAACCCTCAACTTCGTCCTGGCGGACTTCAAGGGCGGCGCCACCTTCGCGGGCATGTCGGAGCTGCCTCATGTGGCCGCGGTCATCACCAACCTCGCCGATGACCTCACGCTGGTCGACCGCATGCGCGACTCGATCACCGGTGAGCTGCAGCGCCGTCAGGAGCTGCTGCGTTCGGCGGGCAATTACGCGAACATGCACGACTACGAGAAGGCGCGGGCGGCCGGGGCGCCACTGGAGCCCCTGGCATCACTCGTTCTGGTGATCGACGAGTTCAGCGAGCTGTTGACGGCGAAGCCGGACTTCATCGAGATGTTCATCCAGATCGGCCGCATCGGCCGATCGCTGGGTGTGCATCTGCTGCTCGCCTCGCAGCGACTGGAGGAAGGCCGCCTGCGCGGCCTTGAGACGTACCTCTCCTATCGCATCGGTCTGCGCACCTTCTCCGCCGCCGAGTCCCGTACGGCCCTGGGCGTGCCGGACGCGTACCACCTTCCCTCCGTGCCCGGCTCCGGCTATCTGAAGTTCGGTACGGACGAGATGACCCGCTTCAAGGCGGCTTACGTCTCCGGCACGTACCGCACGGGCCCCGCGCAATTCGACAGCGCGTCCCTGCCCGTCGAGCGCCGGCCGGTCCTGTTCACGGCCGTTCCGGTCCCGGTGACGTACGCCCCCCTGGACCCGGAGCGGCTGACCGCCCCGGCCCGGCCCGAGGACGACGCGCTGGCGGAGACGGTCCTGGACGTCATCGTGAGCCGTCTGGAGGGCCAGGGCCAGCCCGCCCACCAGGTCTGGCTGCCTCCCCTGGACGAGGCACCTTCCATGGACGAGCTACTGCCGCCGCTGGCCCCCACGCGGGAGCGGGGGCTCCAGTCGGCGGACTACGCCAGGCCGGGCGGACTCGTCGTGCCCCTGGGCCTCATCGACAAGCCGTTCGAGCAGCGGCGCGACATCCTCTACCGCGACTTCTCCGGCGCCGCGGGCCACATGCTGGTGGTGGGCGGCCCGCAGTCCGGCAAGTCCACCTTGATGCGCTCGCTGATCACGGCCTTCGCCCTCACCCACACCCCCGCCGAGGTGCAGTTCTACGGACTCGACTTCGGTGGCGGAGGAATGAGCGCCATCGCGGACCTTCCGCATGTGGGCGGGGTCGCGTCCCGTCTGGACCCCGAGAAGGTGCGGCGGACCATCGCCGAGGTCTCCGGGGTTCTGGCCCGGCGCGAGGAGTACTTCCGCGCCAAGAACATCGACTCCATCGGCACCTACCGACGCCAGCGAGCGGCCGGACAACACGCCGACCAGGGCTGGGGCGATGTCTTTCTCGTCATCGACGGCTGGGGCAACTTCAAGGCCGAGTACGACATGCTGGAAGGCGTCGTCACCGATATCGCCGGCCGAGGGCTCGGCTACGGCGTGCATGTCGTCATCACCGCCTCCCGCAACATGGAGGTCCGCGCATCGCTGAAGGACCAGCTGCTCAACCGGCTGGAGCTGCGCCTCGGTGACACGATGGACTCGGAGTTCGACCGCAAGGTCGCCGCGAACGTCCCGGTCGGCGTCCCCGGCCGCGGTCAACTCCCGGAAAAGCTCCACTTCATGGGCGCTCAGCCGCGTATCGACAAGGGCCACGACCCCGACACCATGACGGACGCGACGACCGAACTGGTCCGCGCGGTCAGCGCGGCCTGGTCCGGCCCGCCCGCCCCGCGCGTGCGGCTGCTCCCGCGCAAGCTCCGCGCGGACGAGCTTCCCAAGGGCTTCGAATACCCGCAGCACGGCATTGCGATCGGCATCGACGAGACAAATCTGGAACCGGTGTTCGTCGATTTCGAGACCGACCCGTTCTTCGTCATCTTCGGTGAAAGCGAGTCGGGCAAGACGTCGCTCATCCGCCTGATCGCCAAGCAGATCATCGAGCGATACGGCCCGGACGAAGCGAAGATCGTGGTCGGCGATTACCGCCGTTCCCTGCTCGGTGTCATCCCGGACAGCCATCTCCTCGAGTACGCCCCGATCGCGTCCGCCCTGGAACTCCACGCCAATGCGCTGAACGGGCTGATGGAACGGCGCGCCCCCAAGCCGGACATCACCCCGCAGCAGCTCCGCGACCGCAGTTGGTGGACCGGCCCCCAGTTCTTCGTCATCATCGACGACTACGAACTGGTTTCCACCAGCAGCGGAAACCCGCTGTCAGTCCTCACCGAGAACTTGCCTTTCGCCCGCGACGTGGGCATGCGTTTCATCATCGCCCGCAATTCCGCGGGCGCCTCCCGTTCGATGTTCGAAACCTTCATGCAGCGCGTGAAGGAACTCGGCGCCCAGGGGATGGTGCTCTCCGGCGACCCAGGCGAAGGCGATGTCTTCGGCGGAGTCCGCCCCCGCCCCATGCCGCCCGGCCGCGGTTTCTTCGTCTCCCGTAAGCGCGGGGTACCGCTGACCCAGGTGGGGTGGCTGCCGGAGCAATAG
- a CDS encoding outer membrane protein assembly factor BamB family protein — protein MEPLSEDDPRRLGPYHIIARLAPGEEDPTAAARLFLARSAGGVRTVLISTPSAEFADDPAYRGRFLAEAESARRLGGASPLARLAPVEISDRAPEPPWTAFPYRPMLPLPGVLQMCGGPLPVRTLRAVGAALAETLAEIHRAGLTHAGIAPENVFVASDGPWLGGFGAVRAAGPDGQSRVGLSGLAADALPPEQAAGGRPRPLGDIYALGAVLAYASTGRRLPGAGGLPEELRSVVLPCLASDPAERPTAAALVDGLTRGVRFPLSASLTAAPSGPTPTVLDSGSAGPPSAMPVGGPGSTTVDGGVGGAAALLSPGWLPAPVVVALAEQSAATLAAEVEPEVEPTEAESAVGAPLKEGASIPGEAPGAPDPDAAGRGDPPGAPHAPTHLPGGAGVAGRPTRQGAARPSRRALLVGAASGSAGLVLGGGAMWMATAEDDAPPTPAERLAAANHSRRRLAGAPPTPLWCHDIAGGPPTHPPLIWSDKVAVVANDAAVTGIDLRTGKRLWTQDDVRPRGRLLPIGKDSILVPGDGLAALSAETGDIQWWPKSFRPGGRTPYAALLAAEGGTLWLAAGRRGSGAADDGLVIAYDLAGREERWRGPLPGGFDEGYLTKDTLVVRGEMFLAFDRERGTRRWRRSYEGVTAGRAVTTDGRDTLIAAVTNTLRGYGLADGGGSAWSVQAKGEAGSGHTADFGAPVVHGDVVYATDGGYAVHALSTATGEVRWQRTYAFAMKTLSGARTPDTAVDPSGRTVLTANDVEVDAFDAEDGALRWRFTDLGTAADRGSVAARRRVAVTDGLAVVTSGRSVYALPLS, from the coding sequence GTGGAACCGCTGAGCGAGGACGACCCGCGGCGGCTCGGGCCGTATCACATCATCGCCAGGCTGGCTCCTGGTGAGGAAGACCCGACGGCGGCCGCCCGTCTCTTTCTCGCTCGCAGTGCCGGTGGGGTCCGTACGGTGCTCATCAGCACGCCGTCTGCCGAGTTCGCCGACGACCCGGCGTACCGCGGCCGCTTTCTGGCGGAGGCGGAGAGCGCCCGACGGCTCGGCGGCGCTTCGCCGCTTGCCCGGCTCGCCCCCGTCGAGATCTCCGACCGTGCGCCCGAACCCCCGTGGACCGCGTTTCCGTACCGCCCGATGCTGCCGCTGCCGGGTGTGTTGCAGATGTGCGGAGGGCCGCTTCCGGTCCGGACCTTGCGTGCGGTGGGAGCGGCTCTGGCCGAGACGCTGGCGGAGATCCACCGGGCGGGCCTCACCCATGCGGGAATCGCGCCGGAGAACGTGTTCGTGGCGAGTGACGGGCCCTGGCTGGGAGGTTTCGGCGCGGTACGGGCGGCGGGGCCCGACGGGCAGAGCCGAGTGGGGCTTTCCGGACTGGCCGCCGATGCCCTGCCCCCGGAGCAGGCCGCGGGCGGGCGCCCGCGGCCGCTGGGGGACATCTACGCGCTGGGCGCGGTGCTGGCGTATGCGTCGACCGGGCGGCGGCTGCCCGGGGCGGGCGGTCTGCCGGAGGAGCTGAGGAGCGTCGTGCTCCCGTGTCTCGCTTCGGACCCGGCGGAGCGGCCGACGGCGGCGGCGCTGGTGGACGGGCTGACCCGGGGCGTGCGGTTCCCGCTGTCGGCGAGCCTGACGGCGGCGCCCTCGGGACCCACGCCGACGGTCCTCGACAGCGGGTCCGCGGGCCCGCCTTCGGCGATGCCGGTCGGTGGGCCGGGTTCGACCACGGTGGACGGGGGCGTCGGCGGGGCGGCGGCGCTGCTGAGCCCCGGCTGGCTGCCGGCACCGGTGGTCGTCGCGCTGGCCGAGCAGTCCGCGGCGACGCTGGCGGCGGAGGTCGAACCGGAGGTCGAGCCGACGGAAGCGGAGTCGGCGGTGGGCGCGCCGCTCAAAGAGGGCGCGTCGATCCCGGGAGAGGCACCGGGCGCACCCGACCCAGACGCCGCGGGCCGGGGTGACCCGCCCGGCGCCCCGCATGCGCCGACCCATCTGCCGGGCGGCGCGGGCGTCGCCGGGAGGCCGACTCGGCAGGGCGCGGCACGGCCCTCCAGGCGTGCCCTGCTCGTCGGGGCGGCCTCTGGTTCGGCCGGTCTCGTGCTCGGCGGCGGTGCGATGTGGATGGCGACCGCCGAGGACGACGCTCCGCCGACCCCGGCCGAGCGCCTGGCGGCCGCCAACCACTCCCGTCGCCGGCTCGCCGGCGCCCCGCCCACACCGCTGTGGTGCCATGACATCGCCGGTGGGCCACCGACACACCCCCCGCTCATCTGGTCGGACAAGGTCGCCGTCGTCGCGAACGACGCGGCCGTCACCGGAATCGACCTCCGTACGGGCAAGCGACTCTGGACGCAGGACGACGTTCGCCCCAGGGGACGGCTTCTGCCCATCGGTAAGGATTCGATCCTGGTCCCGGGTGACGGGCTCGCCGCGCTGTCCGCCGAGACCGGCGACATCCAGTGGTGGCCGAAGAGCTTCCGGCCGGGTGGACGCACTCCGTACGCCGCCCTGCTGGCGGCGGAGGGCGGGACCCTCTGGCTCGCGGCGGGCCGCCGGGGGAGCGGCGCGGCCGACGATGGTCTCGTGATCGCCTATGACCTCGCCGGGCGGGAAGAGCGCTGGCGCGGCCCGCTGCCCGGCGGCTTCGACGAGGGGTATCTGACGAAGGACACCCTCGTCGTGCGGGGCGAGATGTTCCTGGCCTTCGACCGGGAACGGGGGACACGGCGGTGGCGGCGCTCCTATGAGGGTGTGACCGCCGGACGGGCGGTGACCACCGACGGCCGCGACACCCTCATCGCCGCTGTCACCAACACCTTGCGCGGGTACGGCCTGGCGGACGGCGGCGGCTCCGCGTGGAGCGTGCAGGCGAAGGGAGAGGCCGGATCCGGGCACACCGCCGACTTCGGCGCTCCGGTCGTGCACGGCGACGTCGTGTACGCCACCGACGGAGGTTATGCGGTCCACGCGCTGTCGACGGCCACGGGAGAGGTGCGATGGCAGCGCACCTATGCCTTCGCGATGAAGACGCTGTCCGGAGCACGTACGCCCGACACGGCCGTGGATCCGTCCGGGCGCACGGTCCTCACGGCGAACGACGTGGAAGTCGACGCTTTCGACGCCGAGGACGGCGCCCTGCGGTGGCGCTTCACGGACCTCGGCACCGCGGCGGACAGGGGATCCGTCGCGGCGCGGCGCCGGGTGGCCGTGACGGACGGCCTGGCCGTCGTCACCAGCGGGAGAAGCGTCTACGCCTTGCCGTTGAGCTGA
- a CDS encoding WXG100 family type VII secretion target, with product MSGDGMDIKVTYNSLEDTAGDLERGARVVSQQIETIIAAVKAVTDGWEGEAHQMMLAAERQFKTRANHIETTLKEVATKVRTGSMDYQATDKKSAQLFQDITF from the coding sequence GTGTCCGGTGACGGGATGGACATCAAGGTCACATACAACTCGCTCGAGGACACCGCCGGTGACCTCGAGCGCGGCGCCAGGGTGGTGAGCCAGCAGATCGAGACCATCATCGCCGCGGTCAAGGCCGTCACCGACGGTTGGGAGGGCGAGGCTCACCAGATGATGCTCGCCGCCGAACGGCAGTTCAAGACGCGCGCCAACCACATCGAGACCACGCTCAAAGAGGTGGCGACCAAGGTCAGGACCGGCAGCATGGACTACCAGGCGACCGACAAGAAGTCGGCCCAGCTGTTCCAGGACATCACCTTCTGA
- a CDS encoding type VII secretion target has product MSFEDEWAEIRAEAAKQQESHMRLNQLDDGNGGRGIPQKKLKVTASVLRSKAGRVDHVSTGFAKADNETMTETGQVKASLKGFDSAAAFATFQERWRDQMRYAQGLLSQGLAGPLRDAATHFEVTDKGVGEQIDRGKKKQDGGQDKVAR; this is encoded by the coding sequence ATGTCGTTCGAGGATGAATGGGCTGAGATCAGGGCCGAAGCCGCAAAGCAGCAGGAATCCCATATGCGGCTCAATCAGCTCGACGACGGCAATGGCGGCCGGGGTATTCCGCAGAAGAAGCTGAAGGTCACCGCCTCGGTACTGCGAAGCAAAGCGGGCAGAGTCGACCACGTGAGCACCGGCTTCGCCAAAGCGGACAATGAGACCATGACCGAGACCGGTCAGGTGAAGGCGAGCCTCAAGGGCTTCGACTCCGCGGCGGCTTTCGCCACATTCCAGGAGCGGTGGCGGGACCAGATGCGTTACGCCCAGGGCCTCCTGTCACAGGGGCTGGCGGGTCCGCTGAGGGACGCGGCCACGCACTTCGAGGTGACCGACAAGGGCGTCGGCGAGCAGATCGACCGAGGGAAGAAGAAGCAGGACGGCGGCCAGGACAAGGTCGCCAGGTAG
- a CDS encoding S8 family serine peptidase produces MPFQKYGARRRSLSALATLGAGLMAVGGIAPAAAAQDISSQQWYLKDMQADDMWKVSKGKGITVAVVDTGVKASLPELRGQVLEGADMSHNPTGAHKDTDGHGTNIAALIAGTGAGGGIQGLAPEAKILPVKDVLDARVDSADGNVGRAIRYAADHGAQVINVSQGSDAVSSQLPRTLSAVKYAIKKGSLIFASVGNVGDKANEVAYPAGFPGVVGIGAIDREGKATKWSNSGDQVGMVAIGDEIPIRCGNSVCTSRGTSQATAITSASAALIWSKHPKWTNNQVLRVMMQTAAKPKTGDIPSSYLGYGSVRPRKVLLDGEGDPGPANTNPLLAREGATKPKPSESASKSAGDASQPPASDEQAAKKPAVEAKASDDDGGNTTLWVALGAGVVVIVGAAVAFTVVRRRGGTTARP; encoded by the coding sequence ATGCCATTCCAGAAGTACGGAGCGCGGCGGCGCTCCTTGTCGGCTCTGGCAACACTCGGAGCCGGGCTCATGGCAGTGGGCGGTATCGCGCCCGCAGCGGCCGCACAGGACATCAGCTCTCAGCAGTGGTACCTGAAGGACATGCAGGCCGACGACATGTGGAAGGTGAGTAAGGGCAAGGGGATTACCGTAGCCGTTGTCGACACGGGCGTTAAGGCATCGTTGCCCGAGCTACGAGGGCAAGTGCTCGAAGGCGCAGATATGTCGCATAACCCGACGGGTGCGCATAAAGACACGGACGGTCACGGAACAAACATCGCTGCTCTGATCGCTGGCACGGGAGCTGGCGGTGGCATTCAAGGACTGGCTCCTGAGGCCAAGATCCTCCCTGTGAAGGATGTGCTGGACGCGAGGGTCGACTCTGCGGACGGCAACGTGGGCAGGGCCATTCGGTACGCGGCGGACCATGGGGCACAAGTCATCAACGTCTCGCAAGGGTCAGACGCCGTGAGCAGTCAGCTCCCTCGGACGCTCTCGGCAGTCAAATATGCCATCAAAAAAGGCAGCCTGATTTTTGCTTCTGTAGGAAATGTCGGTGACAAGGCCAATGAAGTGGCCTATCCTGCTGGATTTCCAGGTGTCGTGGGTATCGGCGCGATCGACCGTGAAGGCAAGGCAACGAAGTGGTCGAACTCGGGCGATCAGGTAGGGATGGTGGCAATCGGGGATGAAATCCCCATACGCTGCGGGAACAGTGTCTGCACGTCTCGTGGCACCAGCCAAGCCACCGCCATCACCTCCGCCTCCGCCGCCCTCATCTGGTCCAAGCACCCCAAGTGGACCAACAACCAGGTCCTCCGCGTCATGATGCAGACGGCCGCGAAGCCCAAGACCGGTGACATCCCGAGCAGTTACCTCGGGTACGGCTCGGTCCGGCCTCGCAAGGTGCTCCTCGATGGCGAAGGGGACCCGGGGCCGGCCAACACCAATCCGTTGCTTGCTCGTGAGGGAGCGACGAAACCAAAGCCTTCCGAGTCGGCGTCTAAGTCGGCAGGGGATGCCTCACAGCCCCCCGCATCGGATGAGCAAGCCGCTAAGAAACCCGCAGTGGAGGCCAAAGCGAGCGACGACGACGGCGGTAACACGACGCTCTGGGTCGCCTTGGGTGCGGGTGTTGTCGTGATCGTCGGGGCCGCGGTCGCCTTCACTGTCGTACGGCGTCGTGGTGGAACGACGGCCAGGCCGTAA
- the eccD gene encoding type VII secretion integral membrane protein EccD: MSTSATTGFCRVTVVAPDSRIDVALPEDIPVADVYPEILRLTGQTQPAGAPTGYHLVRRDGTVLDSGRSLLAQQVLDGELLALRPFAESLPPAVYDDVSDAIASAVTRDRTLWNDRFLRAAGLLGGALLLILMGFVLWFADPVKHDMHGLPGVIAAAVGVLLTSLAGVRARVYEDRASAIALGMSALPHLMIAGSGILALDAGEGVGRLQFLLGCVTVLIGSAVLVVVMPSGDAPFVAAVFAASVGTLATFCEIVTDTGATETAAVCAVVAIGAIAFLPGLSARVARLPIGYAAPHSSADELDAGPDAEPLDIHRIAAQTRRGHEMLLGMVGGCSAVVVGAAAVLGFSDGAWAQLLALAAGLAMLLRARLFRYTAQVAAVFGAGLLALALLVLGLSLNPPADAVIKLLTENDRGPLDIRTIWLAAAVTVGAGLIIAVALIIPKNGLSPFWGRLSDLAESAFLLALVPLCLAVLDVYSSARSLTSG; encoded by the coding sequence GTGAGTACGTCCGCAACAACCGGTTTCTGCAGGGTGACCGTCGTCGCGCCCGACAGCCGGATCGATGTCGCCCTCCCGGAGGACATCCCTGTCGCCGACGTTTACCCGGAAATCCTGCGTCTGACGGGGCAGACGCAGCCGGCCGGGGCTCCCACCGGCTATCACCTGGTCCGACGCGACGGCACCGTCCTGGACAGCGGCCGCTCCCTCCTGGCCCAGCAGGTTCTGGACGGGGAACTGCTGGCTCTGCGCCCCTTCGCCGAGTCGCTGCCCCCCGCCGTCTATGACGATGTGTCCGATGCGATCGCCTCCGCGGTCACCCGCGACCGCACGCTGTGGAACGACCGGTTCCTGCGGGCCGCCGGGCTGCTCGGAGGGGCGCTGCTGCTCATCCTCATGGGCTTCGTGCTCTGGTTCGCCGACCCGGTCAAGCACGACATGCACGGCCTCCCGGGTGTCATCGCCGCCGCCGTCGGCGTGTTGCTGACTTCCCTCGCCGGGGTGCGGGCACGGGTGTACGAGGACCGAGCCTCCGCCATAGCCCTCGGCATGTCCGCCCTTCCCCACCTCATGATCGCTGGATCGGGGATCCTGGCCCTGGACGCGGGCGAGGGCGTCGGACGGCTCCAGTTCCTGCTCGGCTGCGTCACCGTGCTCATCGGCTCGGCCGTCCTGGTCGTCGTCATGCCCAGCGGCGACGCTCCGTTCGTCGCCGCCGTGTTCGCGGCGAGCGTCGGGACTCTCGCCACCTTCTGCGAGATCGTCACCGATACCGGGGCCACCGAGACGGCCGCGGTGTGCGCCGTCGTCGCGATCGGAGCGATCGCCTTCCTGCCGGGTCTGTCGGCCCGAGTCGCCCGTCTGCCCATCGGTTACGCCGCGCCCCACTCCTCGGCCGATGAGCTCGACGCCGGTCCGGATGCCGAGCCCCTCGACATCCACCGCATCGCCGCCCAGACCCGTCGCGGCCACGAGATGCTGCTGGGCATGGTCGGCGGCTGCTCGGCCGTCGTCGTCGGTGCCGCCGCGGTCCTGGGCTTCTCCGATGGCGCGTGGGCGCAGCTCCTCGCGCTCGCGGCCGGTCTGGCGATGCTGCTGCGCGCCCGTCTCTTCCGCTACACCGCCCAGGTCGCCGCCGTCTTCGGCGCGGGTCTGCTCGCCCTCGCCCTGCTCGTCCTGGGGCTGTCGCTGAATCCGCCGGCCGACGCGGTCATCAAGCTCCTGACCGAGAACGACCGTGGCCCGCTGGACATCCGTACGATCTGGCTCGCCGCGGCCGTGACCGTGGGCGCCGGCTTGATCATCGCCGTCGCGCTGATCATTCCGAAGAACGGCCTGTCGCCCTTCTGGGGGCGTCTGTCCGACCTGGCCGAGAGCGCCTTCCTGCTCGCCCTGGTGCCCCTGTGCCTCGCCGTGCTGGACGTCTACAGCTCGGCACGGAGCCTGACCAGTGGCTGA
- a CDS encoding WXG100 family type VII secretion target has translation MSGSQRISDAHFKKFEGDLGRVSEDLSQNLRTLINAIDTVEAAWTGQGGSAFRRAQMSLNEDHEALRQLIVNIHEAVQLTHRSGGANDTEIASQLRSIDVNGSAAGGHLGSGADGLAHSKVDQF, from the coding sequence ATGTCGGGCTCGCAGCGGATTAGCGACGCACATTTCAAGAAGTTCGAGGGCGATCTCGGTCGCGTCAGCGAGGACCTCTCGCAGAACCTGCGCACGCTGATCAACGCCATCGACACGGTGGAGGCGGCGTGGACCGGTCAGGGCGGAAGCGCGTTCCGGCGGGCGCAGATGAGCCTCAATGAGGACCATGAGGCCCTGCGTCAGCTGATCGTCAACATCCACGAGGCGGTGCAGCTCACGCACCGTTCCGGCGGTGCCAACGACACCGAGATCGCATCGCAGCTCCGCAGCATTGACGTCAATGGCAGCGCGGCGGGCGGGCACCTCGGCAGTGGTGCGGATGGCCTGGCCCACAGCAAGGTCGACCAGTTCTAG